The proteins below come from a single Streptomyces sp. M92 genomic window:
- a CDS encoding SigE family RNA polymerase sigma factor gives MTAPVCTSASNAATAMAPAKAPARAVARAQAFPYPSFSSYVKARQPVLLRTARSLTANPSDAEDLLQTALTKTYVAWERIEDHRALDGYVRRALVNTRTSQWRKRKVDEFACDELPEPESVPAGDDPAERQALHDAMWRAIMKLPARQRAMVVLRYYEDLSEAQTADVLGVSVGTVKSAVSRALGKLREDPELGFVRS, from the coding sequence ATGACCGCACCCGTCTGCACCAGCGCTTCGAACGCCGCCACCGCCATGGCCCCGGCCAAGGCTCCGGCCAGAGCCGTGGCAAGGGCGCAGGCCTTCCCGTACCCGTCGTTCTCGTCGTACGTGAAGGCCCGCCAGCCGGTGCTGCTGCGCACCGCCCGGTCGCTCACCGCGAACCCGAGCGACGCGGAGGACCTGCTGCAGACCGCCCTCACCAAGACCTACGTGGCCTGGGAGCGCATCGAGGACCACCGGGCCCTCGACGGCTATGTGCGCCGGGCGCTGGTGAACACCCGGACGTCGCAGTGGCGCAAGCGCAAGGTCGACGAGTTCGCCTGCGACGAGCTGCCCGAGCCGGAGTCCGTACCGGCCGGCGACGACCCGGCCGAGCGCCAGGCGCTGCACGACGCGATGTGGCGGGCGATCATGAAGCTGCCCGCCCGGCAGCGCGCGATGGTCGTCCTCAGGTACTACGAGGATCTCAGCGAGGCCCAGACGGCCGACGTGCTCGGCGTTTCCGTGGGTACGGTGAAGTCGGCGGTGTCCCGGGCGCTCGGTAAGCTGCGTGAGGACCCCGAGCTGGGATTCGTCCGGTCCTGA
- a CDS encoding long-chain fatty acid--CoA ligase — MSPREDTVLSTMQDVPLLISRILNHGSTIHGSSQVTTWTGEDEPHRRSFAEIGERAAQLAHALREDLAVGDDERVATLMWNNAEHVEAYFAIPSMGAVLHTLNLRLPPEQLAWIVNHAADRVVIANGSLLPLLAPLLPHLKTVEHVVVTGPGDRALLAGASVQVHEYEDLIAGKPTAYDWPELDERAAAAMCYTSGTTGDPKGVVYSHRSIYLHSMQVNMAQSMGLTDEDTSLVVVPQFHVNAWGLPHATFMTGVNMLMPDRFLQPAPLAEMIEGERPSHAAAVPTIWQGLLAELTAKPRDVSSLTQVTIGGSACPPSLMEAFDQLGMRVCHAWGMTETSPLGTVARPPAHAIGTDREFAYRLTQGRFPAGVEARLTGPGGERLPWDGESAGELEVRGNWIAGAYYNGPGAEPLRPEDKFSEDGWLKTGDVGIISPDGFLTLTDRAKDVIKSGGEWISSVELENALMSHPDVAEAAVVAVPDDKWGERPLATVVLKEGASVGFEELRAFLAEDGKIAKWQLPERWTVIEAVPKTSVGKFDKKVLRRQYADGGLDVTRL, encoded by the coding sequence ATGTCGCCCCGGGAGGACACCGTGCTGAGCACGATGCAGGACGTACCGCTGCTGATTTCGAGGATCCTGAACCACGGGTCGACGATCCACGGCAGCTCGCAGGTGACCACCTGGACCGGTGAGGACGAGCCGCACCGCCGCTCCTTCGCCGAGATCGGCGAGCGTGCCGCCCAGCTGGCGCACGCCCTGCGCGAGGACCTCGCCGTCGGCGACGACGAGCGCGTGGCCACCCTCATGTGGAACAACGCCGAGCACGTCGAGGCCTACTTCGCGATCCCCTCCATGGGCGCGGTCCTCCACACCCTCAATCTCCGCCTCCCGCCCGAGCAGCTGGCCTGGATCGTGAACCACGCGGCCGACCGCGTCGTGATCGCCAACGGCTCCCTGCTGCCGCTGCTCGCCCCGCTGCTCCCGCACCTGAAGACGGTCGAGCACGTCGTCGTCACCGGCCCCGGCGACCGCGCCCTGCTGGCTGGTGCGTCGGTCCAGGTGCACGAGTACGAGGACCTGATCGCCGGGAAGCCGACGGCCTACGACTGGCCCGAGCTGGACGAGCGGGCCGCCGCCGCCATGTGCTACACCTCCGGCACCACCGGCGACCCCAAGGGCGTGGTCTACAGCCACCGCTCCATCTACCTGCACTCCATGCAGGTCAACATGGCTCAGTCGATGGGCCTGACCGACGAGGACACCTCACTGGTCGTCGTTCCGCAGTTCCACGTCAACGCCTGGGGCCTGCCGCACGCCACCTTCATGACCGGCGTGAACATGCTGATGCCGGACCGCTTCCTCCAGCCCGCCCCGCTCGCCGAGATGATCGAGGGCGAGCGGCCGTCCCACGCCGCCGCCGTCCCCACCATCTGGCAGGGCCTGCTCGCCGAGCTGACCGCCAAGCCGAGGGACGTCTCCTCCCTCACCCAGGTCACCATCGGCGGCTCCGCCTGCCCGCCCTCCCTCATGGAGGCCTTCGACCAGCTCGGCATGCGAGTCTGCCACGCCTGGGGCATGACGGAGACCTCCCCGCTCGGCACGGTCGCCCGGCCGCCGGCCCACGCGATCGGCACCGACCGGGAGTTCGCCTACCGCCTCACCCAGGGCCGCTTCCCGGCCGGCGTCGAGGCCCGCCTCACCGGTCCCGGCGGCGAGCGCCTGCCCTGGGACGGCGAGTCCGCCGGTGAGCTGGAGGTGCGCGGCAACTGGATCGCCGGCGCGTACTACAACGGGCCGGGCGCCGAGCCGCTGCGCCCCGAGGACAAGTTCAGCGAGGACGGCTGGCTGAAGACCGGCGACGTCGGCATCATCTCCCCCGACGGCTTCCTCACCCTCACCGACCGCGCCAAGGACGTCATCAAGTCCGGCGGCGAGTGGATCTCCTCCGTGGAGCTGGAGAACGCGCTGATGTCCCACCCGGACGTCGCCGAGGCCGCCGTCGTCGCCGTCCCCGACGACAAGTGGGGCGAGCGCCCGCTGGCCACCGTCGTCCTCAAGGAGGGCGCGAGCGTCGGCTTCGAGGAACTGCGGGCTTTCCTCGCCGAGGACGGCAAGATCGCCAAGTGGCAGCTCCCGGAGCGCTGGACGGTGATCGAGGCGGTGCCGAAGACGAGCGTCGGCAAGTTCGACAAGAAGGTGCTGCGCAGGCAGTACGCCGACGGAGGGCTGGACGTGACCCGGCTCTGA